In a single window of the Arthrobacter sp. StoSoilA2 genome:
- a CDS encoding DUF2277 domain-containing protein has product MCRNIRTLHNFEPHATSAEVEAAALQYVRKISGSTKPSKANEEAFAEAVHEIAHITQHLLDSLVSHGPAKNRDEEAAKAKARAAVRFGTA; this is encoded by the coding sequence ATGTGCCGGAATATCAGGACTCTTCATAACTTCGAACCACACGCTACGTCGGCAGAGGTGGAGGCCGCCGCGCTGCAATACGTGCGCAAGATCAGCGGTTCCACCAAACCGTCCAAAGCCAACGAGGAAGCTTTCGCTGAGGCCGTCCACGAGATCGCCCACATCACGCAGCATTTGCTGGATTCGCTGGTGAGCCATGGCCCGGCGAAGAACCGTGACGAGGAAGCCGCCAAGGCAAAGGCCCGGGCTGCTGTCCGCTTCGGGACGGCTTAG
- a CDS encoding WXG100 family type VII secretion target translates to MAIWGADVDQLRQLGNKLKAGAENIEQQRSQLKGALDGTDWKGPDADKFRGEWDSQHASNLKKVADALREAGDRAQKNAEQQQQASN, encoded by the coding sequence ATGGCTATTTGGGGTGCAGATGTTGATCAGCTTCGTCAGCTCGGTAACAAGCTGAAGGCTGGTGCCGAGAACATCGAGCAGCAGCGCTCACAGCTGAAGGGCGCCCTTGACGGCACCGACTGGAAGGGCCCGGACGCCGACAAGTTCCGCGGCGAGTGGGACAGCCAGCACGCTTCCAACCTGAAGAAGGTTGCCGACGCCCTTCGCGAAGCCGGCGACCGCGCTCAGAAGAACGCTGAGCAGCAGCAGCAGGCTTCCAACTAG
- a CDS encoding EamA family transporter, translated as MSATKTKADAKGFLASGLGIALFSSAVFGTSGSFAKSMLETGWSPGAAVAVRLTGAALILAIPGVVVLRGRWHQLKDNWLTILLFGLIGVAGCQLFYFNAVARLSVGVALLLEYLAPVMIVLWLWIASRRRPRALTAAGALLSLGGLVLVLDLTGAVKVDFIGVLWGMAAAVCLVIYFFITAKENDTLPPLVLASGGLLVGALVMWLVGAVGLIPMTFSTADTALGPWTIPWWVSAVGLVILATVLAYVSGIMAARSLGSKVASFVSLTEVLFAVIWAWLLLGELPSTIQLLGGLLIVGGVVLVRVDELRGDRKAARTAEEAARARVLDHANDVEPVPSGRVAKVPRD; from the coding sequence TCGCCAAGTCCATGCTCGAAACCGGCTGGTCACCTGGCGCTGCTGTTGCCGTGCGACTCACCGGTGCTGCGCTGATCCTGGCGATTCCCGGCGTCGTGGTTCTTCGCGGCCGCTGGCACCAGCTCAAGGACAACTGGCTGACTATCCTGCTGTTTGGGCTCATCGGAGTCGCAGGTTGCCAGCTGTTCTACTTCAATGCAGTAGCCCGGTTGTCCGTGGGGGTTGCCCTGCTGCTCGAATACCTTGCGCCGGTCATGATCGTGCTGTGGCTGTGGATCGCCAGCCGTCGCCGCCCTCGGGCCCTTACCGCCGCTGGCGCATTGCTTTCGTTGGGTGGACTAGTCCTTGTGCTCGACCTCACCGGCGCTGTGAAGGTGGACTTCATCGGCGTCCTCTGGGGCATGGCTGCCGCCGTGTGCCTGGTGATCTACTTCTTCATTACAGCCAAGGAAAACGACACCCTTCCTCCTCTCGTGCTTGCCTCGGGCGGTCTGCTGGTGGGCGCGCTGGTCATGTGGCTGGTGGGTGCTGTGGGGTTGATCCCCATGACTTTCAGTACCGCTGATACGGCCCTGGGCCCCTGGACCATACCCTGGTGGGTGTCAGCTGTGGGGCTTGTTATTCTCGCGACCGTCCTCGCCTACGTCTCCGGCATCATGGCAGCACGCAGTCTGGGGTCCAAAGTGGCGTCTTTCGTGTCCCTGACGGAAGTGCTGTTCGCCGTGATCTGGGCTTGGCTGCTGTTGGGTGAATTGCCGAGCACCATCCAGTTGCTGGGTGGGCTTCTGATTGTGGGCGGTGTGGTCTTGGTCCGCGTGGACGAATTGCGAGGTGACCGTAAGGCCGCCCGGACCGCTGAGGAGGCTGCCCGGGCCCGCGTCCTGGATCACGCGAACGACGTCGAACCCGTCCCGTCGGGGCGCGTCGCCAAGGTCCCGCGGGACTAA